One Actinospica robiniae DSM 44927 genomic region harbors:
- a CDS encoding carboxyl transferase domain-containing protein, whose product MFNRVAIVNRGEAAMRLIHAVRDLAAQTGAPIETVALYTDVDRTATFVREADLAYDLGRAAARPYLDLEVLERALIESGADAAWVGWGFVAEDPAFAELCDRIGVTFIGPSADAMRKLGDKIGAKLIAEEVGVPVAPWSRGAVADLDAAVRAAGEIGYPLMLKATAGGGGRGIRVITNEAELVDAYHRTSLEAERAFGSGVVFLERLVTGARHVEVQVIADGQGTAWALGVRDCSVQRRNQKVIEESASPVLSPEQAQELKTSAERLAIAVGYCGAATVEFLYHPGDRLFAFLEVNTRLQVEHPITESTTGVDLVKLQLHVASGGKLAGEPPAERGHAVEARLNAEDPDRDFAPSPGRIARLDLPAGPGIRVDTGVSEGDTIPAEFDSMIAKIIAYGRDRDEALGRLRRAMAQTTVIIEGGATNKSFVLDLLDEPEVIDASADTGWIDRVRGEGRLVSHRHSAVALAAAAIEAYEEQERIERDRLLSTAFGGRPQVAHVGGRPLELMLRGASYQVKVARVGARRFRIGIEAGTQTHTADVELDRFDRHTGQIIVNGTRFRLVTGTHGPVCLVEVDGVAHRVSRGEGGVVRSPARALVVAVPVSVGAEVEAGTPLVVLESMKMETVLRAPFRARLKDCSVSVGGQVETGTELLRLEPLAEEGEQDAAPEAAESVPLELPAGTGNVPAQERALRGQQDIRSLLLGFDVDPHDESRVLADYLSARAELAEAGKRPLAEEIELLSLFADLSELSRNKQAGDEGGMENRVHSAREYFHTYLQYLDAERAGLSEVFKARLAKALGHYGIADLERTAELEEAVFRIFLALQRASSDAAAVTALLREWLREAPPAAETLYEQAGLVLERLIAATQVRFPVVSDLARGVVFGWFGQPLLRRNRARVYAEVRRHLRHLDANPQSPDRDERIAAMVGSTEPLVRLLSRRLGRDGLEATLDHAPMLEVLTRRYYGNKGLVAVRTTDAAGCRFVVAERAGSRIVSTAVGFDEFGDALRGLATVAADSPDEVDADVYLAWEKQPEDSDALAEALHAVIDGQPLPGQVRRLTATVAGSHGAVMHHHFTFRPAEGAMAEERLIRGLHPYIAQRMQLERLRAFDLTRLPSSDEEVYLFRCVAKENQDDDRLVAFAQVRDLTELRDHEGRLAALPTAEDTVAACLDSIRRAQSRRPAKNRFPTNRIVIYVWPPIEITRAELETIAARVMPTTAGAGLEEIEFIARQRDPETGALAKVAVRFTFDATGGSRLTIGEPSEEQVEPLDGYRLKVLRASSRNTVYPYELTGLLGEFAEYDLDAENALVPVDRPKGRNSAAIVAGVVRTPTERYPEGVSRVLLLGDPTKALGALSEPECRRIIAALDLAEQMRVPLEWYALSAGARISMESGTENMDWVAAALKRIVEFTQDGGEINIVVAGINVGAQPYWNAEATMLMHTKGILVMTPDSAMVLTGKQSLDFSGGVSAEDNFGIGGYDRIMGPNGQAQYWAADLAGARDVLMAHYDHAYIAPGEQAPRRAVTSDPFDRDVSSFPHSSPDSDFTTVGEIFSAQANPDRKKPFDIRTVMRAVADQDHAVLERWAGMAEADTAVVQDVHLGGIPVCLLGVESRSVARRGFPPTDGPDTYTSGTLFPQSSKKAARAINAASGNRPLVVLANLSGFDGSPESLRKLQLEYGAEIGRAIVNFRGPIVFCVISRYHGGAFVVFSKTLNPNMTVLALEGSFASVLGGAPAAAVVFTADVNARTANDPRIRELEAWVAASAGAERATLAAELDETRASVRTEKLTEVATEFDRVHNIQRAVEVGSVDAVISAAELRPRIIEAIESRLG is encoded by the coding sequence GTGTTCAATCGGGTCGCCATCGTCAACAGAGGAGAGGCCGCGATGCGGCTGATCCACGCCGTCCGAGACCTCGCGGCGCAGACGGGCGCGCCGATCGAGACGGTCGCCCTGTACACGGACGTCGACCGCACCGCCACCTTCGTGCGCGAGGCGGACCTCGCCTACGACCTCGGCCGCGCCGCCGCCCGCCCGTACCTCGACCTCGAGGTGCTCGAGCGCGCGCTGATCGAGTCAGGCGCCGACGCGGCGTGGGTCGGCTGGGGCTTCGTCGCCGAGGACCCGGCGTTCGCGGAGCTGTGCGATCGGATCGGGGTGACCTTCATCGGCCCGAGCGCGGACGCGATGCGCAAGCTCGGCGACAAGATCGGCGCGAAGCTCATCGCCGAGGAGGTCGGCGTGCCGGTGGCGCCGTGGAGCCGCGGCGCGGTCGCGGACCTCGACGCGGCGGTGCGCGCGGCCGGCGAGATCGGCTACCCGCTGATGCTCAAGGCGACCGCGGGCGGCGGCGGGCGCGGCATCCGCGTGATCACCAACGAGGCCGAGCTGGTCGACGCCTACCACCGCACCAGCCTGGAGGCCGAGCGGGCCTTCGGCAGCGGCGTCGTCTTCCTCGAGCGGCTGGTCACCGGCGCGCGGCACGTCGAGGTGCAGGTGATCGCGGACGGCCAGGGCACCGCGTGGGCGCTCGGCGTGCGCGACTGCTCGGTGCAGCGGCGCAACCAGAAGGTGATCGAGGAGTCGGCCTCCCCGGTGCTCAGCCCCGAGCAGGCCCAGGAGCTCAAGACCTCGGCCGAGCGGCTCGCGATCGCGGTCGGCTACTGCGGCGCGGCCACCGTCGAGTTCCTCTACCACCCCGGCGACCGGCTCTTCGCCTTCCTCGAGGTCAACACCCGGCTGCAGGTGGAGCACCCGATCACCGAGTCGACCACCGGCGTCGACCTGGTCAAGCTGCAGCTGCACGTCGCCTCCGGCGGCAAGCTCGCCGGCGAGCCGCCGGCCGAGCGCGGGCACGCGGTCGAGGCGCGGCTGAACGCCGAGGACCCGGACCGCGACTTCGCCCCCTCCCCCGGCCGGATCGCCCGGCTCGACCTGCCCGCCGGCCCCGGCATCCGGGTGGACACGGGCGTGAGCGAGGGCGACACCATCCCGGCCGAGTTCGACTCGATGATCGCGAAGATCATCGCCTACGGCCGGGACCGCGACGAGGCGCTCGGCCGCCTGCGCCGCGCCATGGCGCAGACCACGGTGATCATCGAGGGCGGCGCGACCAACAAGAGCTTCGTGCTCGACCTGCTCGACGAGCCCGAGGTGATCGACGCCAGCGCGGACACCGGCTGGATCGACCGGGTGCGCGGCGAGGGCCGCCTGGTCTCGCACCGGCACTCCGCCGTCGCGCTCGCCGCGGCCGCGATCGAGGCCTACGAGGAGCAGGAGCGGATCGAGCGGGACCGGCTGCTCTCGACCGCGTTCGGCGGACGCCCGCAGGTGGCGCACGTGGGCGGCCGGCCGCTCGAGCTGATGCTGCGCGGCGCGAGCTACCAGGTGAAGGTGGCCCGGGTCGGCGCCCGCCGGTTCCGGATCGGCATCGAGGCCGGCACGCAGACGCACACCGCGGACGTCGAGCTCGACCGCTTCGACCGGCACACCGGCCAGATCATCGTCAACGGCACCCGGTTCCGCCTGGTCACCGGCACGCACGGACCGGTCTGCCTGGTCGAGGTGGACGGCGTGGCGCACCGGGTCAGCCGCGGCGAGGGCGGCGTGGTGCGCTCGCCCGCCCGCGCGCTCGTGGTCGCGGTGCCGGTGTCGGTCGGCGCCGAGGTCGAGGCCGGCACCCCGCTCGTGGTGCTGGAGAGCATGAAGATGGAGACGGTGCTGCGCGCGCCGTTCCGGGCACGGCTGAAGGACTGCTCGGTGTCCGTCGGCGGCCAGGTCGAGACCGGCACGGAGCTGCTGCGGCTCGAGCCGCTGGCCGAGGAGGGCGAGCAGGACGCCGCGCCGGAGGCCGCCGAGAGCGTGCCGCTCGAACTGCCCGCGGGCACCGGCAACGTGCCGGCCCAGGAGCGGGCGCTGCGCGGACAGCAGGACATCCGCAGTCTGCTGCTCGGCTTCGACGTCGACCCGCACGACGAGAGCCGGGTGCTGGCCGACTACCTCTCCGCTCGCGCCGAGCTGGCCGAGGCCGGCAAGCGACCGCTGGCCGAGGAGATCGAGCTGCTCTCGCTGTTCGCCGACCTGTCCGAGCTCAGCCGCAACAAGCAGGCGGGCGACGAGGGCGGCATGGAGAACCGGGTGCACAGCGCCCGCGAGTACTTCCACACCTACCTGCAGTACCTCGACGCGGAGCGCGCCGGGCTGTCCGAGGTGTTCAAGGCCCGCCTGGCCAAGGCGCTCGGCCACTACGGCATCGCCGACCTCGAGCGCACGGCGGAGCTGGAAGAGGCCGTGTTCCGGATCTTCCTCGCGCTGCAGCGGGCGTCCTCCGACGCCGCGGCCGTCACCGCGCTGCTGCGGGAGTGGCTGCGCGAGGCGCCGCCCGCCGCGGAGACGCTGTACGAGCAGGCCGGCCTCGTGCTCGAGCGCCTGATCGCGGCGACCCAGGTGCGCTTCCCGGTGGTCTCCGACCTCGCCCGCGGGGTGGTGTTCGGCTGGTTCGGCCAGCCGCTGCTGCGCCGCAACCGGGCCCGCGTCTACGCCGAGGTGCGCCGGCACCTGCGCCACCTCGACGCGAACCCGCAGTCGCCGGACCGGGACGAGCGGATCGCCGCGATGGTCGGCAGCACCGAGCCGCTGGTGCGCCTGCTCAGCCGGCGCCTCGGCCGCGACGGCCTCGAGGCCACGCTGGACCACGCGCCCATGCTCGAGGTGCTGACCCGGCGTTACTACGGCAACAAGGGCCTGGTCGCGGTGCGCACCACCGACGCGGCCGGGTGCCGCTTCGTGGTCGCCGAGCGGGCCGGCTCCCGGATCGTCTCGACCGCGGTCGGCTTCGACGAGTTCGGCGACGCGCTGCGCGGCCTGGCCACGGTCGCGGCCGACAGCCCGGACGAGGTCGACGCGGACGTCTACCTGGCCTGGGAGAAGCAGCCGGAGGACTCCGACGCGCTGGCCGAGGCCCTGCACGCGGTGATCGACGGGCAGCCGCTGCCCGGCCAGGTGCGCCGGCTGACCGCCACCGTCGCGGGCAGCCACGGCGCGGTGATGCACCATCACTTCACCTTCCGCCCGGCCGAGGGCGCGATGGCCGAGGAGCGGCTGATCCGCGGCCTGCACCCGTACATCGCCCAGCGGATGCAGCTCGAGCGGCTGCGCGCGTTCGACCTGACCCGGCTGCCGTCCTCGGACGAGGAGGTCTACCTCTTCCGCTGCGTGGCCAAGGAGAACCAGGACGACGACAGGCTGGTCGCGTTCGCGCAGGTCCGGGACCTGACCGAGCTGCGGGACCACGAGGGCCGGCTGGCCGCGCTGCCGACCGCCGAGGACACCGTGGCCGCGTGCCTGGACTCGATCCGGCGGGCGCAGTCGCGCCGGCCGGCGAAGAACCGCTTCCCCACCAACCGGATCGTGATCTACGTCTGGCCGCCGATCGAGATCACCCGGGCGGAGCTGGAGACGATCGCCGCGCGGGTCATGCCGACCACGGCGGGCGCCGGGCTCGAGGAGATCGAGTTCATCGCCCGCCAGCGGGACCCGGAGACCGGCGCGCTGGCGAAGGTCGCTGTGCGCTTCACCTTCGACGCCACCGGCGGCAGCCGGCTGACCATCGGCGAGCCGTCCGAGGAGCAGGTCGAGCCGCTCGACGGCTACCGGCTCAAGGTGCTGCGCGCCAGCAGCCGCAACACCGTCTACCCGTACGAGCTGACCGGCCTGCTCGGCGAGTTCGCCGAGTACGACCTCGACGCCGAGAACGCGCTCGTCCCGGTGGACCGGCCGAAGGGCCGCAACAGCGCGGCGATCGTGGCCGGCGTTGTGCGCACGCCGACCGAGCGCTACCCCGAGGGCGTGAGCCGGGTGCTGCTGCTCGGCGACCCGACCAAGGCGCTCGGCGCGCTCTCCGAGCCGGAGTGCCGCCGGATCATCGCGGCGCTCGACCTGGCCGAGCAGATGCGCGTGCCGCTGGAGTGGTACGCGCTCTCGGCCGGCGCCCGGATCTCGATGGAGTCGGGCACCGAGAACATGGACTGGGTCGCCGCCGCGCTCAAGCGGATCGTCGAGTTCACCCAGGACGGCGGCGAGATCAACATCGTGGTGGCCGGGATCAACGTCGGGGCGCAGCCGTACTGGAACGCCGAGGCGACGATGCTCATGCACACCAAGGGAATCCTGGTCATGACGCCGGACTCCGCGATGGTGCTGACGGGCAAGCAGTCGCTGGACTTCTCCGGCGGCGTGTCGGCCGAGGACAACTTCGGCATCGGCGGCTACGACCGGATTATGGGCCCGAACGGCCAGGCGCAGTACTGGGCCGCGGACCTGGCCGGTGCGCGCGACGTGCTGATGGCGCATTACGACCACGCCTACATCGCGCCGGGCGAGCAGGCCCCGCGGCGGGCGGTCACCAGCGACCCGTTCGACCGGGACGTCTCGAGCTTCCCGCACAGCTCGCCGGACAGCGACTTCACCACGGTCGGCGAGATCTTCTCGGCGCAGGCCAACCCGGACCGCAAGAAGCCGTTCGACATCCGCACCGTGATGCGCGCGGTGGCCGACCAGGACCACGCGGTGCTCGAGCGCTGGGCGGGCATGGCCGAGGCGGACACCGCGGTCGTCCAGGACGTGCACCTCGGCGGGATCCCGGTGTGCCTGCTTGGCGTCGAGTCGCGCTCGGTGGCGCGGCGCGGCTTCCCGCCCACCGACGGCCCGGACACCTACACCTCGGGCACGCTCTTCCCGCAGTCCTCGAAGAAGGCGGCGCGGGCGATCAACGCGGCCAGCGGCAACCGGCCGCTGGTGGTGCTGGCGAACCTCTCCGGGTTCGACGGCTCGCCGGAGTCACTGCGCAAGCTGCAGCTGGAGTACGGCGCCGAGATCGGCCGGGCGATCGTCAACTTCCGCGGCCCGATCGTGTTCTGCGTCATCTCGCGCTACCACGGCGGCGCGTTCGTGGTCTTCTCGAAGACGCTGAACCCGAACATGACCGTGCTCGCCCTCGAGGGCTCGTTCGCCTCCGTGCTCGGCGGCGCCCCCGCGGCGGCCGTGGTGTTCACCGCGGACGTCAACGCCCGTACGGCGAACGACCCGCGCATCCGCGAGCTCGAGGCCTGGGTGGCCGCGTCGGCGGGCGCCGAGCGCGCCACGCTGGCCGCCGAGCTCGACGAGACGCGCGCGTCGGTGCGCACGGAGAAGCTCACCGAGGTGGCCACCGAGTTCGACCGCGTGCACAACATCCAGCGCGCGGTGGAAGTCGGCTCGGTCGACGCCGTCATCAGCGCCGCGGAGCTGCGTCCGCGCATCATCGAGGCGATCGAGTCTCGCCTGGGCTAG
- a CDS encoding alpha/beta fold hydrolase, with product MTNAGRDQSSWATHELVTPNGRVLNYCFYGPPDGAPAIFHSGSPGTRWKHPDLAAAMTRSGLRVLVFDRPGYGGSTRWAGRRVADAAEDALLLADAQGWSRFAVFGGSGGGPHALACAALLAHRVTCCAVVSGISPTDVSDLDRPGLSKGSRLAALGEAALRPHIEDVARGIMDGIDAGGPEFPPDPHAPASSPRPGPAISDPAAMMRLNATFVESHDGWVDDSVAFVHPWGFDLDAIVCPVGSWHGSRDTNVPNVHAAWLLTHVPGAEDHGYEGGHLPDGATYCDVFSWMHANGRA from the coding sequence ATGACGAACGCCGGCCGGGATCAGTCGTCTTGGGCGACGCACGAGCTGGTCACGCCGAACGGCAGGGTGCTGAATTACTGCTTCTATGGCCCGCCGGACGGGGCGCCCGCGATCTTTCACAGCGGATCACCGGGCACGCGCTGGAAGCACCCTGATCTGGCCGCGGCGATGACGCGAAGCGGCCTGCGCGTGCTGGTGTTCGACCGGCCCGGGTACGGCGGATCGACGCGCTGGGCCGGGCGGCGGGTCGCGGACGCGGCGGAGGACGCTCTGCTCCTGGCCGATGCCCAGGGGTGGTCCCGGTTCGCCGTGTTCGGCGGCTCCGGCGGTGGCCCGCACGCTCTGGCCTGCGCGGCTCTGCTGGCGCATCGGGTGACCTGCTGCGCGGTGGTCTCCGGGATCAGCCCGACCGACGTGTCCGATCTCGATCGACCCGGGCTGAGCAAGGGATCGCGGCTCGCGGCGCTCGGAGAAGCCGCGCTGCGCCCGCACATCGAGGACGTGGCCCGCGGGATCATGGACGGGATCGACGCCGGCGGCCCCGAGTTCCCGCCGGATCCGCACGCGCCGGCGAGCAGCCCGCGTCCCGGCCCGGCGATTTCGGACCCGGCCGCGATGATGCGGTTGAACGCGACCTTCGTCGAGAGTCACGACGGTTGGGTCGACGACTCGGTCGCCTTCGTGCACCCGTGGGGATTCGACCTGGACGCGATCGTGTGCCCGGTCGGGAGCTGGCACGGCTCACGCGACACGAACGTCCCGAACGTGCACGCCGCATGGCTTCTGACGCATGTCCCGGGCGCGGAGGATCACGGTTACGAGGGCGGTCACCTGCCCGACGGCGCGACCTACTGCGACGTCTTCTCCTGGATGCACGCGAACGGGCGCGCATGA
- a CDS encoding IPT/TIG domain-containing protein — translation MAPVISSISPNQGPSAGGNTVTITGTGFTGVTAVRFGSASASYTVVSATQISATAPAGTGSVSVTVATPAGTSNAMAYTYVTAPVISSLSPNQGPGAGGNTVTITGTGFTGATAVLFGSASASFTVVSATQISATAPAGALAPVSVTVASVGGTSNGVFYYYVPQPTVFSVSPAVGPVAGGNAVTITGAALTLVTAVHFGSTAATGIVVVSDSEITAHAPAGAGTVAVTVTTPGGTSLPGVGSPFYSYLAVPVIASLTPGQGPDSGGTAVTITGTNLTLTHSATIGGVAASFVALSDAEVVATIPGGAPGPAVVIVTTPGGASNPASYELLGAPAV, via the coding sequence ATGGCGCCGGTCATCAGCAGCATCAGCCCGAACCAAGGTCCGAGCGCGGGCGGCAACACGGTGACGATCACCGGGACCGGGTTCACCGGGGTCACCGCGGTGAGGTTCGGATCGGCCTCGGCCTCGTACACCGTCGTCAGCGCGACCCAGATCTCCGCGACGGCGCCGGCCGGCACCGGGTCGGTGTCCGTGACGGTGGCCACCCCGGCCGGGACGAGCAACGCCATGGCCTACACGTACGTGACGGCGCCGGTCATCAGCAGTCTCAGCCCGAACCAGGGTCCGGGCGCGGGCGGGAACACGGTGACGATCACCGGGACGGGGTTCACCGGGGCGACGGCGGTGCTGTTCGGTTCGGCTTCCGCCTCGTTCACCGTGGTCAGCGCGACTCAGATCTCTGCGACGGCGCCGGCCGGGGCGCTGGCGCCGGTCTCCGTGACCGTCGCGTCCGTCGGCGGCACCAGCAACGGAGTGTTCTACTACTACGTCCCGCAGCCGACCGTCTTCTCGGTGTCTCCGGCGGTGGGGCCGGTCGCCGGCGGCAACGCCGTCACCATCACCGGCGCCGCGCTGACCCTCGTCACGGCCGTGCACTTCGGGTCCACCGCGGCCACGGGCATCGTCGTCGTCTCCGACAGCGAGATCACGGCTCACGCGCCCGCGGGTGCCGGGACCGTGGCCGTCACGGTGACCACGCCGGGCGGCACGAGCCTGCCCGGGGTGGGCAGCCCGTTCTACAGCTACCTCGCGGTCCCGGTCATCGCCTCCCTGACGCCCGGTCAGGGCCCGGACAGCGGCGGAACCGCCGTCACCATCACCGGAACCAATCTCACTCTGACGCACTCGGCGACGATCGGCGGGGTCGCGGCGTCGTTCGTGGCGCTCTCCGATGCCGAGGTCGTGGCGACGATCCCGGGCGGCGCCCCCGGCCCCGCCGTCGTCATCGTGACCACGCCCGGCGGCGCGAGCAACCCGGCTTCCTACGAGTTGCTCGGCGCCCCGGCCGTGTGA
- a CDS encoding HNH endonuclease signature motif containing protein: MDGVAVEIASMSRVVREVLERARAGGDDVGRVDAVREAIVEVGRAAQALHGMLLTLVGEGDRLGIARGGVGPWLATVLDVTEGRARALAHDARLLARLPGVEAELCSGVIGPDSARALARTVKAVRATGLDPAEEAAKTLEVTRERGARAGLERVRVLEEQVAPGSIEARHARERERSFARISTCGEGQMHRCEILLDPVRGAVFQAAIDLQVAEMIRTRQFDGGEIVPGDVRSTEQMNAEAVTRLAQVFLDAPPEQRHAHFSLPALAVTIQDPTAPAAAVKNPAGHAAAVKDPSAHVAGMKDPAVHADIPAGCARTVFGALVPAGRLPRRSDPRRHELVTDGCTGTFDGIALDRDPRARLASPGQRGFLAWRDRYCTYPGCDRPMTFALHAHHIVPFAQGGETRVGNLRLYCAKHHTTVHQER, encoded by the coding sequence GTGGACGGGGTGGCAGTGGAGATCGCGTCGATGTCCCGCGTGGTGCGGGAGGTGCTCGAGCGTGCGCGGGCGGGTGGGGATGATGTGGGGCGGGTTGACGCGGTGCGTGAGGCGATCGTGGAGGTGGGCCGGGCGGCGCAGGCGCTGCACGGGATGCTGCTGACGCTGGTCGGTGAGGGCGACCGGCTCGGTATCGCGCGTGGGGGTGTGGGTCCGTGGCTGGCGACGGTGCTGGATGTGACCGAGGGCCGGGCCCGCGCGCTCGCGCACGACGCCCGGCTGCTGGCCCGGCTGCCGGGAGTGGAGGCGGAACTGTGCTCGGGTGTGATCGGGCCTGATTCCGCGCGGGCGCTGGCGCGCACGGTCAAAGCGGTGCGGGCGACGGGCCTGGACCCCGCGGAGGAGGCCGCCAAGACACTCGAGGTGACCCGGGAGCGCGGTGCGCGCGCCGGGTTGGAACGGGTACGGGTGCTCGAGGAGCAGGTCGCGCCGGGCTCGATCGAGGCGCGTCACGCACGGGAGCGCGAGCGTTCCTTCGCCCGGATCAGCACGTGCGGGGAGGGTCAGATGCACCGGTGTGAGATCCTGCTCGACCCGGTGCGCGGCGCCGTTTTCCAGGCCGCGATCGATCTGCAGGTCGCCGAGATGATCCGGACCCGGCAGTTCGACGGCGGCGAGATCGTACCGGGGGATGTGCGCAGCACCGAGCAGATGAACGCGGAAGCGGTCACCCGGCTCGCACAAGTCTTCCTCGATGCCCCGCCCGAGCAGCGCCACGCCCACTTCTCCCTGCCCGCGCTCGCCGTCACCATTCAAGACCCGACCGCACCCGCGGCGGCCGTGAAGAATCCTGCCGGACACGCGGCGGCCGTGAAGGACCCTTCCGCGCATGTGGCGGGCATGAAGGATCCTGCCGTGCACGCCGACATTCCGGCCGGCTGTGCGCGCACGGTATTCGGGGCGCTGGTCCCGGCGGGGCGGCTGCCGAGGCGGAGTGATCCGAGGCGTCATGAGCTGGTGACCGATGGGTGTACGGGTACCTTCGACGGGATCGCGCTGGATCGTGACCCGCGGGCGCGTCTGGCCTCGCCCGGGCAGCGCGGGTTTCTCGCGTGGCGCGACCGGTACTGCACCTATCCCGGGTGCGATCGCCCGATGACGTTCGCCCTGCACGCCCACCACATCGTCCCGTTCGCGCAGGGCGGAGAGACGAGAGTGGGAAACCTCCGGCTGTACTGCGCGAAGCATCACACCACCGTCCACCAGGAGCGGTGA
- a CDS encoding IPT/TIG domain-containing protein, which translates to MPISPNQGSTSGGTTVTITGVNLSNATSVTFGTNPATITANTPTAITVIAPAGGGAVDVTVTTAGGTSNPLPFYYIGAPFKSRLSSGSGPIAGGNTLTLSGFGLSTTESVTFGANAGDPTVVSDGLVSVIVPAGTGAGSVGVTVTTSGGSATLVGGFTYTAAPGI; encoded by the coding sequence ATGCCGATTTCGCCGAACCAGGGATCGACCAGCGGCGGGACCACCGTCACCATCACCGGCGTCAACCTCTCCAACGCGACCTCAGTGACCTTCGGCACCAATCCGGCCACCATCACCGCGAACACGCCCACCGCCATCACCGTGATCGCGCCCGCGGGCGGCGGCGCGGTCGATGTGACGGTCACCACCGCGGGCGGCACCAGCAACCCGCTGCCGTTCTACTACATCGGGGCGCCGTTCAAGTCGCGGCTCAGCTCGGGCTCCGGTCCGATCGCGGGCGGCAACACCCTCACCCTCAGCGGCTTCGGCCTGTCCACCACCGAGAGCGTGACGTTCGGGGCCAACGCCGGGGACCCGACCGTGGTCTCCGACGGCCTCGTCAGCGTGATCGTCCCGGCGGGCACCGGCGCGGGATCGGTCGGCGTCACGGTCACCACCTCCGGCGGCAGCGCGACGCTCGTCGGCGGCTTCACCTACACCGCCGCCCCCGGAATCTGA
- a CDS encoding Ig-like domain-containing protein produces the protein MLAVLAFASPAVAAVSSSTTVQASPSSATTGQSVALTAMVSCTGDLSGGLGMTFFDGGDELTTVPVAADGSASYSTSFSTTGTHTITAAYNGNDNCDASNNTTTVQVTEATEPSTPSAGLCLLFCNGLIDLTVQNVGNVGNAGDIYNDGRIGGVGNGAGASIGR, from the coding sequence GTGCTGGCCGTGCTCGCGTTCGCGTCGCCGGCCGTGGCGGCGGTGTCGTCCTCGACCACGGTCCAGGCGTCGCCTTCGTCGGCGACCACCGGGCAGTCGGTGGCGCTGACGGCGATGGTCTCCTGCACGGGAGACCTGAGCGGCGGCCTCGGCATGACGTTCTTCGACGGCGGGGACGAGCTGACCACCGTTCCCGTGGCGGCGGACGGCTCGGCTTCGTACTCGACCAGCTTCAGCACCACCGGGACGCACACGATCACCGCCGCGTACAACGGCAATGACAACTGCGACGCCTCCAACAACACCACCACGGTGCAGGTGACGGAGGCGACTGAGCCGTCCACCCCTTCGGCGGGCCTCTGCCTGCTGTTCTGCAACGGCCTGATCGACCTGACGGTCCAGAACGTCGGCAATGTCGGTAATGCGGGCGACATCTACAACGACGGCCGCATCGGCGGTGTCGGCAACGGAGCCGGCGCTTCCATCGGACGCTGA